From Companilactobacillus heilongjiangensis, one genomic window encodes:
- a CDS encoding TetR/AcrR family transcriptional regulator: protein MVSTTFENLNESKKSLITDALLNEFSNHSLTDAQVSRIVKESGIARGAFYKYFDDLNDAYHYLYSYALKDIHQSIVTDSSQKLRPDEYVEQVRDFIERSYRSRYFSLVKMHLLHNESLFLTPFNNHMITENEFHWATQVMIHDAIKQIMLDPSNKEIILKKLGRVLNALAKEDDKNVSIT from the coding sequence ATGGTTTCTACAACTTTCGAAAACTTAAATGAATCAAAAAAATCATTAATAACTGATGCCCTATTAAATGAATTTTCCAATCATAGTTTAACTGATGCTCAAGTTTCAAGAATTGTTAAAGAATCCGGCATTGCCCGTGGTGCTTTTTATAAATACTTTGATGACTTAAATGACGCCTACCATTACCTATATAGTTACGCATTGAAAGATATTCACCAAAGCATTGTGACCGATTCAAGTCAAAAACTCAGACCTGACGAATATGTTGAGCAAGTTCGTGACTTTATTGAAAGAAGCTACAGAAGTCGCTATTTCTCACTAGTTAAAATGCATTTGCTTCACAATGAATCATTATTTTTGACCCCTTTCAATAATCACATGATAACTGAAAACGAATTTCACTGGGCAACGCAAGTTATGATTCACGATGCTATCAAACAAATTATGCTTGATCCAAGTAACAAGGAAATAATATTGAAGAAACTAGGCCGTGTTTTAAACGCCCTAGCCAAAGAGGATGACAAAAATGTTTCTATCACTTAA
- a CDS encoding oleate hydratase — MMNIYKTMYHPHKAAGVDGRKANIVGGGIAGLATAAFLIDDAKMPGDNITIYEKKPVMGGSMDGTKGNEGYLCRAERELEPYMECLWYLCSKIPSLENEGRTVLDDVVDFNRDDPIHSEARVIVNQGEIDGQYHNYKLPQKYVTAMAKVVASSEKDLANKRIDEFFDEDFFKTNFWVCFHSQLAFKHYHSAIECRRYWQRFTFINRHEYLEGFIHTKYNEYDAIILPIERWLIDHGVHFVNNFTVYDLTLDEKNDTVQEILAHHNDEDVAIPVSSKDLVFVTSGSISENSTFGDNDTVAVTNTDTEHMGTFTIWKNLAKKDDKFGHPDKFLGQIDKTKWISFFPTVKDYPEFFRRIEELSGSKAGTGGLMTFRDSNWDMSFEIHHKPFFPYQADDEEVGWGYGLYGENVGNYIKKRMWDCTGDEIMTELLYHLGMLDIKDEVLKHTYMSTAMMPYVTSQFMPRELGDRPKVVPDGCTNLAFLGQFVEVDDDVVFTVETSVRTGLESVYELLNIDKDVIEVNPSRYDIRYLLERVKRFNGIKGEIKASDLPAVTPEALPTIQKMLLDYVNNVPPYYQMYLGRDKTIPLKESVLHPKAPHSK, encoded by the coding sequence ATGATGAATATTTATAAAACAATGTATCATCCTCATAAAGCAGCTGGCGTTGATGGTCGTAAGGCCAACATTGTCGGTGGTGGTATCGCTGGTTTAGCAACAGCAGCATTCTTAATTGATGACGCTAAAATGCCTGGAGATAACATTACTATCTATGAAAAGAAACCTGTTATGGGTGGTTCCATGGACGGTACTAAAGGCAATGAGGGATACCTTTGCCGAGCTGAACGTGAACTAGAACCTTACATGGAATGTCTCTGGTATCTTTGCAGTAAAATTCCTTCACTCGAAAATGAAGGTAGAACCGTTCTTGATGATGTAGTTGATTTCAACCGTGATGATCCAATTCACAGTGAGGCTCGTGTTATCGTCAACCAAGGTGAAATTGATGGACAGTATCACAATTACAAGCTTCCTCAAAAATATGTTACTGCCATGGCTAAAGTTGTCGCTTCTTCAGAAAAAGATTTAGCTAACAAACGTATCGATGAATTCTTTGACGAAGACTTTTTCAAGACTAACTTCTGGGTTTGTTTCCACAGTCAATTAGCTTTCAAACACTATCACAGTGCTATCGAATGTCGTCGTTATTGGCAAAGATTTACTTTCATCAACCGTCACGAATACCTCGAAGGATTCATTCACACTAAATATAACGAATATGACGCAATTATTCTTCCTATCGAGAGATGGCTAATCGACCATGGCGTTCACTTTGTTAACAACTTTACCGTTTATGATTTAACACTTGATGAAAAGAACGATACCGTTCAAGAAATCCTAGCTCACCATAATGATGAAGATGTCGCAATTCCCGTCAGCAGCAAGGACTTAGTCTTTGTTACAAGTGGTTCAATCAGTGAAAATAGTACATTTGGGGACAACGACACTGTTGCTGTAACTAACACTGATACAGAACACATGGGTACTTTCACTATTTGGAAAAACTTAGCTAAGAAAGATGATAAATTCGGTCACCCAGATAAATTCTTGGGACAAATTGACAAGACTAAGTGGATCTCATTCTTCCCTACTGTTAAGGATTATCCAGAATTCTTCAGACGTATCGAAGAGTTATCCGGTAGCAAAGCTGGTACTGGTGGTTTGATGACATTCAGAGATTCAAATTGGGATATGTCATTCGAAATTCACCACAAGCCATTCTTCCCATATCAAGCTGACGATGAAGAAGTTGGTTGGGGCTATGGACTTTATGGTGAAAACGTCGGTAACTACATCAAGAAACGTATGTGGGATTGTACCGGCGATGAAATCATGACTGAACTCCTCTATCACTTGGGAATGCTTGACATTAAAGATGAAGTTTTGAAGCACACATACATGTCAACAGCCATGATGCCTTATGTAACAAGTCAATTTATGCCACGCGAACTCGGCGATCGTCCAAAGGTTGTTCCTGACGGCTGCACTAACCTAGCTTTCTTAGGACAATTTGTTGAAGTTGATGATGATGTTGTCTTCACAGTTGAAACTTCAGTTAGAACAGGTTTGGAAAGTGTCTACGAACTATTGAACATTGATAAAGATGTCATCGAAGTTAACCCTTCACGTTACGATATCCGTTATCTATTAGAACGTGTTAAGAGATTCAATGGTATCAAGGGTGAAATCAAAGCCAGTGACCTTCCAGCAGTTACACCTGAAGCATTGCCAACAATTCAAAAGATGTTGTTAGATTACGTAAACAACGTACCACCTTATTATCAAATGTACTTAGGACGCGATAAGACTATTCCATTGAAAGAATCAGTTTTGCACCCTAAGGCTCCACATAGTAAATAA
- a CDS encoding DMT family transporter: MVQSRANRNLLLVAFMWGTSYTFIKMAIAAKMPPSVINTLRGLISAILVYIFFRKIINTMTWKEFKIGAVCAIFNFVVVQLQSSGLKYTTPSNSSFITSIYVILLPFIAWLIFKKVPPLKIYLSILMCVLGMVFLTGIISTGFEFHMGDFLTVLSAIFYAFQMTYYGYATHNARSQVIAFQLGFIQAICGVLYAFTFDYGKLSQINWTAAIGPVIYLGVVATFAAQVLQVMSQKYTDTVTAGLVLMTESLFASLVSVIFHVEPLTQHLIVGGSLIIMATLIAQFDLRGVISRYFIRQNGIKKP; encoded by the coding sequence ATGGTGCAATCTAGAGCCAATCGAAACCTTTTATTGGTTGCATTCATGTGGGGAACAAGTTATACATTTATCAAAATGGCGATTGCTGCGAAAATGCCGCCGTCAGTCATTAACACCTTGCGGGGATTGATTTCAGCAATATTGGTCTACATATTTTTTCGAAAAATTATTAATACGATGACTTGGAAAGAGTTTAAGATTGGAGCCGTTTGTGCAATTTTCAATTTTGTGGTCGTACAGTTGCAGTCCAGTGGATTGAAGTATACGACGCCGAGCAATAGTTCGTTTATAACGTCAATTTATGTGATTTTATTGCCATTTATTGCTTGGTTGATTTTCAAGAAAGTGCCACCTTTGAAAATTTATTTGTCGATTTTAATGTGTGTCTTAGGTATGGTCTTTTTGACTGGGATTATTTCGACTGGATTTGAATTTCACATGGGCGATTTCTTAACTGTATTGAGTGCCATTTTTTATGCATTTCAGATGACGTACTATGGCTATGCGACGCATAATGCTAGATCACAGGTAATTGCCTTTCAATTAGGCTTTATCCAAGCTATTTGTGGGGTTCTGTATGCTTTTACGTTTGATTATGGAAAGTTATCCCAGATTAACTGGACAGCAGCCATCGGACCGGTAATCTACTTAGGAGTAGTTGCAACATTTGCGGCTCAGGTTCTTCAAGTGATGAGTCAAAAGTATACCGATACGGTTACAGCCGGTTTAGTTTTGATGACCGAATCATTATTTGCTAGTTTAGTATCTGTCATATTCCATGTGGAACCCCTCACACAACACCTGATAGTTGGTGGCAGTTTAATAATTATGGCAACTTTAATTGCTCAATTTGATTTACGTGGTGTCATTTCAAGGTACTTTATCAGGCAAAATGGGATTAAAAAACCTTAG
- a CDS encoding Gfo/Idh/MocA family protein — translation MKLAIIGSGNIVHDFLTITKDLKNTELTAIIGTTRSIDILDQLKSEYHIGAVYTDFDTALAESDFDTVYVAVPNFLHYQFAKKALENGKNVISEKPFTVKLAEFIDLKEIAMKNHLVLLEAITNQYLQNYVDLKEKLPELGDLKLIESNYSQYSSRYDAFEAGKILPAFDPKKGGGALMDLNIYNIHFIVGLLGRPEKISYLPNIERNIDTSGILMLDYGNSKAVAIGAKDSVSPIRKTVVQGNKGSIVVNGPTNEMRSFDVYDKDKNLLEQVDHNIYPHRMYQEFVEFEKIIQNNDLKEVATRLQHSEDVMWVVDQALKSAGLKLE, via the coding sequence ATGAAATTAGCGATTATCGGATCAGGAAATATTGTACATGACTTTTTAACAATCACGAAGGATTTAAAAAATACGGAATTAACAGCCATTATTGGAACAACTCGCAGTATTGATATCTTGGACCAGTTGAAATCTGAATATCATATTGGAGCGGTTTATACGGACTTTGATACGGCTTTGGCGGAAAGTGATTTCGACACCGTTTATGTGGCTGTCCCAAATTTTCTGCATTATCAATTTGCTAAAAAAGCTTTGGAGAATGGCAAAAATGTAATCTCTGAAAAACCATTTACCGTAAAATTAGCTGAATTTATAGATTTAAAAGAGATTGCAATGAAGAATCATTTAGTTTTACTCGAAGCAATTACCAATCAATACTTACAAAATTACGTTGATTTGAAAGAAAAATTACCAGAGTTAGGTGATTTAAAATTAATTGAGAGTAACTATTCCCAATATTCATCACGTTATGATGCGTTTGAAGCGGGGAAGATTTTACCAGCATTCGACCCTAAAAAGGGTGGTGGAGCATTGATGGATTTGAATATTTATAATATTCACTTTATTGTCGGATTATTAGGACGACCAGAAAAAATATCATATTTGCCAAATATTGAACGTAATATAGATACGTCAGGTATTCTGATGCTCGATTATGGCAACTCAAAAGCAGTGGCAATCGGTGCTAAAGATTCCGTTTCGCCAATTCGAAAAACAGTTGTCCAAGGTAATAAAGGTTCAATTGTTGTGAATGGACCAACTAATGAGATGCGCTCGTTTGACGTTTACGATAAAGATAAGAATTTATTGGAACAAGTAGATCACAATATTTATCCACACAGAATGTATCAAGAATTTGTTGAGTTTGAAAAGATTATTCAAAATAATGACTTAAAAGAAGTTGCGACGAGATTGCAACACAGTGAAGATGTTATGTGGGTCGTTGACCAAGCGCTTAAATCAGCTGGCTTAAAGTTAGAATAA
- a CDS encoding ABC transporter permease, whose translation MFLSLKEIKKEKFRYGLIIGMIVLICYLIFILTSLSMGLANQNTDAINSWNAKSIVLDKDANTSLTQSLITKDQVKDSKITKNEAYIGQAAVVAKKSGLTKESAQYLGLDKKQFIAKNLKLSSGHNFKKANQVVVDDKFKTDGYKLGDKIKFNSASTSYTIVGFIKNAKLNIAPVIYGQIDNWLSIKNLNSPFKASAIVSKNANFDVKDKQLKTYSIKAFISKLPGYSAQNSTFTFMIGFLMIISLIVIAVFLYILTIQKIQNYAVLRAQGIPSKTLVNATISQSVILVVSGLLIATVLTGITAFAMPAAVPMSFNIPILSAVGFGLILTGLLGSLIPIKIILNVDPVSVIGG comes from the coding sequence ATGTTTCTATCACTTAAAGAAATCAAGAAAGAAAAATTCAGATATGGCTTAATAATTGGCATGATTGTCCTAATCTGTTACCTAATTTTTATACTGACTAGCCTTTCAATGGGACTTGCGAATCAAAATACCGATGCTATCAACTCTTGGAATGCGAAAAGTATCGTCCTTGATAAAGATGCCAACACTAGTTTGACTCAATCACTAATTACAAAAGACCAAGTCAAGGATTCCAAAATAACTAAAAATGAAGCCTATATTGGTCAAGCCGCTGTTGTTGCCAAGAAAAGCGGTCTAACTAAAGAATCAGCCCAATATTTAGGATTAGATAAGAAACAATTTATTGCCAAAAACCTCAAACTTAGCTCAGGACATAACTTTAAGAAGGCTAATCAAGTTGTAGTTGATGATAAATTCAAAACTGATGGCTATAAACTCGGCGACAAAATCAAATTCAATTCAGCTTCAACTAGTTATACAATTGTTGGTTTTATTAAAAATGCTAAGTTGAATATTGCACCGGTAATCTACGGGCAAATCGACAACTGGTTATCAATCAAGAACCTGAATAGTCCTTTCAAAGCTAGTGCAATCGTTTCAAAAAATGCCAACTTTGACGTCAAAGATAAACAACTCAAGACCTACTCAATAAAAGCATTTATTTCTAAACTACCAGGCTATTCCGCACAAAACTCAACGTTTACCTTTATGATTGGCTTCCTAATGATCATTTCTCTAATTGTTATCGCAGTCTTTTTATACATCCTAACAATCCAGAAAATTCAAAATTATGCTGTCTTACGTGCGCAAGGGATTCCTTCCAAAACATTGGTTAACGCCACAATTTCTCAATCCGTTATCCTCGTAGTCAGTGGCTTGTTAATTGCGACGGTTCTTACCGGAATTACCGCATTTGCCATGCCTGCAGCAGTTCCAATGAGTTTCAATATTCCTATACTTTCCGCAGTCGGCTTCGGTTTAATTCTGACCGGACTACTTGGATCGCTTATCCCCATCAAAATAATCTTAAATGTTGATCCTGTCAGCGTAATCGGAGGCTAA
- a CDS encoding ABC transporter ATP-binding protein, whose product MATLQLNNINKYFGTGTSRVHVLKDINFTAQKGQVNLVIGPSGSGKSTFLTIAGGLQTPTDGTVQLEGKAVKSMTSKQRDAMRLNSIGFVLQSYTLVPYLTVKEQFKLVKKVKKEHNLSNLSLESLMQKLGISELENKYPGELSGGQNQRVAIARALYTRPDILLADEPTAALDSERVIEVGKIFQDLAREQNTAVVIVTHDLRLRDFADNVYKIMDGQMTLDSEMRMAE is encoded by the coding sequence ATGGCAACTTTACAATTAAATAATATCAATAAATATTTCGGTACCGGAACCAGCCGAGTTCACGTTTTAAAAGATATCAATTTCACCGCTCAAAAAGGCCAAGTGAACTTAGTAATTGGACCTTCAGGTTCTGGTAAGAGTACTTTTCTAACCATTGCTGGAGGCTTACAGACACCGACTGACGGCACAGTTCAACTCGAAGGCAAAGCTGTGAAATCGATGACCAGCAAACAACGCGATGCAATGCGATTAAACAGTATCGGCTTTGTGCTACAATCATATACCCTCGTTCCCTACTTAACCGTCAAAGAACAATTCAAACTAGTAAAAAAAGTTAAGAAAGAACACAATCTATCCAATCTTTCACTAGAAAGTTTAATGCAAAAATTGGGTATAAGTGAGCTGGAAAATAAATACCCAGGTGAACTATCAGGTGGTCAAAATCAGCGAGTAGCAATCGCTAGAGCACTTTACACCAGACCAGACATTCTCCTAGCTGATGAACCAACAGCAGCCTTAGACAGTGAAAGAGTCATTGAAGTGGGCAAAATATTCCAAGACTTAGCACGTGAACAAAATACAGCCGTAGTAATCGTAACCCACGATTTAAGATTACGTGACTTTGCAGATAATGTTTATAAGATCATGGATGGTCAAATGACGTTAGATTCAGAAATGCGTATGGCAGAATAA
- a CDS encoding MurR/RpiR family transcriptional regulator, whose protein sequence is MTIISQLTKADKFNGSEKQLADYILKNKESVINHSIQSLATSTFSSTSTIVRLCRKIGLKGYKDFKIKLSAELQQHYNDISAVNPDFPFTEDDSNKEIAQKLLELMQTSLKQTSELLTNDLLEHAVRDIFQSRKLGIFAYGDTYISALSFQNKLMKINLNANLPSLTEESKFMAANYTKNDCAILISYSGQSKNTYQLAQILRLNGVKIIAITSDKDSKIAKLSDIVLPVTNTESKTVKISPFASQVGIEYVLNTLYSCLFVANYDENQSHRLASEKLFADSRFTE, encoded by the coding sequence ATGACCATTATTTCTCAATTAACAAAAGCTGACAAATTCAACGGTTCGGAAAAGCAATTGGCGGATTATATTCTCAAAAATAAGGAATCTGTCATCAATCATTCCATTCAATCCCTGGCGACATCCACTTTTTCTTCAACTTCAACCATCGTTAGACTTTGCCGAAAAATTGGTCTCAAAGGATATAAGGATTTCAAAATCAAATTATCAGCTGAGCTGCAACAACACTACAACGATATTTCTGCCGTTAATCCTGATTTTCCATTTACCGAAGATGATTCCAATAAAGAAATTGCCCAAAAATTATTAGAATTAATGCAAACCTCGCTAAAACAAACGAGTGAATTATTGACAAATGATTTGTTGGAACACGCCGTTCGCGACATCTTTCAATCACGAAAACTAGGTATTTTTGCTTATGGCGATACTTATATCTCAGCCTTAAGTTTCCAAAATAAGTTAATGAAAATTAATCTAAATGCCAACTTGCCTAGTCTGACTGAAGAAAGCAAATTCATGGCAGCCAACTACACCAAAAATGATTGTGCAATCTTAATTTCATACAGTGGACAAAGCAAGAATACTTACCAACTTGCGCAGATACTTCGTCTAAATGGTGTCAAAATCATCGCTATTACATCTGACAAAGACTCTAAGATTGCTAAATTAAGTGATATTGTTTTGCCAGTGACTAATACTGAAAGTAAAACGGTTAAAATTTCACCTTTTGCTTCACAAGTTGGCATCGAATATGTTTTAAATACCCTTTATTCCTGTCTATTCGTTGCCAACTACGATGAAAATCAAAGCCATCGCTTAGCTTCAGAAAAATTATTTGCTGATTCTAGATTCACTGAGTAA
- a CDS encoding LysR family transcriptional regulator, with protein MLQQMRYFVAVVQNHSFTKAAAECNIAQSSISQQIKDLSNTLGVELVKRKGRSFEITKAGNHFYQECQSILDQVDKLVEDTRTIEKEDTEEYVLRIGYLRKFGSKEFLRAVAQFSKEYPQVRVKIHSGSYSDLFDLIRDSKIDLNFSDQRHAFSNVYENLYLTDTDYMVVMSPDKFVDHDVIDTQELKDTPCILVVGADEFASEQEYYRNILGIKSPFRSAATFGEAQMLAASGQGFIVVNSRTAGLVDQEINRVVKLVDNGRDLNQRYFAYWKKSNSGYYIETFAQILKSQFN; from the coding sequence ATGTTACAGCAGATGCGTTATTTTGTAGCAGTTGTTCAGAATCATAGCTTTACCAAAGCGGCAGCAGAATGCAATATTGCACAGTCTTCCATTTCACAGCAGATAAAAGATCTTTCTAATACTCTAGGAGTTGAATTGGTCAAACGTAAGGGTAGAAGTTTCGAGATTACCAAGGCTGGCAATCATTTTTATCAAGAGTGCCAAAGCATCTTGGACCAAGTTGATAAATTAGTCGAAGATACAAGAACGATTGAAAAAGAAGATACTGAGGAATATGTTTTAAGGATTGGCTACTTAAGAAAATTCGGATCGAAAGAATTTTTACGTGCTGTAGCACAGTTTTCTAAAGAATATCCGCAAGTGAGAGTTAAAATCCACAGTGGTTCGTACAGTGACTTATTTGATTTAATCAGAGATTCTAAAATTGATTTGAATTTCTCAGACCAAAGACATGCTTTTTCCAACGTCTACGAGAATCTATATTTAACAGACACCGATTATATGGTAGTCATGTCACCGGATAAGTTTGTCGATCATGATGTCATTGATACGCAAGAATTGAAGGATACACCTTGTATCTTAGTTGTAGGAGCAGATGAGTTTGCTTCTGAACAAGAATATTATCGAAATATTTTAGGAATTAAGAGTCCGTTTAGAAGTGCCGCAACGTTTGGCGAAGCCCAGATGTTGGCAGCTTCCGGACAAGGGTTTATTGTGGTTAACAGTCGCACGGCGGGATTGGTTGATCAAGAAATCAACCGAGTTGTGAAGTTAGTTGATAATGGCCGTGACTTAAACCAACGATACTTTGCATATTGGAAGAAAAGTAATTCTGGGTATTATATTGAAACATTTGCCCAAATTTTAAAATCACAATTTAATTAA
- a CDS encoding GAF domain-containing protein, which produces MEETKISLMNKQLDALLYQENNLIANLANASALINDTYEDLNWSGFYLYNEETDELDLGPFQGKVACMHIKSGNGVVGTAFADQQIHRVANVHEFPGHIACDSASNSEIVVPITKGDKKIGVLDIDSPSLNRFTEAEENELADFVKVLLQHMG; this is translated from the coding sequence ATGGAAGAGACGAAAATTTCATTAATGAACAAACAGTTGGATGCATTACTGTATCAAGAAAATAATTTGATTGCTAACTTGGCTAATGCCAGTGCTTTGATCAACGATACCTATGAGGATTTGAATTGGTCAGGTTTTTATTTGTACAACGAAGAAACTGATGAATTGGACTTAGGACCATTTCAAGGTAAAGTTGCCTGTATGCATATCAAGAGCGGTAATGGTGTTGTTGGAACAGCTTTTGCCGACCAACAAATCCATCGTGTAGCTAACGTCCATGAATTTCCTGGACACATTGCCTGTGACAGTGCCAGCAATTCCGAAATTGTTGTGCCAATTACCAAGGGTGATAAAAAAATTGGCGTCTTAGATATTGATTCACCATCATTGAACCGTTTTACTGAAGCTGAAGAAAATGAATTAGCTGATTTTGTTAAAGTTTTGTTGCAACATATGGGCTAG
- a CDS encoding TetR/AcrR family transcriptional regulator yields the protein MQNTTESILINALNTLLQTKPIDKITVKDIVNECQLTRQTFYNHFSDIYELVEFSARQNADNILGNVADYDNWHKGFYDIMIALRDSGNITKNVYKSEYRDLMERYIYKVIYGYIIKVVEKQAAGMSVDQKHKDFIAHFYSLAFIALILEWIMDGMKDDPQEIVEQTGVLVQGDFKKALNKYAE from the coding sequence ATGCAAAATACTACTGAATCCATTTTGATTAATGCTTTAAATACGCTTTTACAAACTAAGCCAATCGACAAAATCACTGTGAAAGATATCGTCAATGAATGTCAATTGACGCGTCAAACTTTCTATAATCATTTTTCTGATATTTATGAATTAGTCGAATTTTCAGCTCGACAAAATGCCGATAATATCCTTGGTAATGTGGCTGATTACGACAACTGGCACAAGGGTTTCTATGATATTATGATTGCCCTACGCGACAGTGGCAACATTACTAAAAATGTTTACAAATCAGAATATCGTGATTTAATGGAACGATATATTTATAAAGTTATTTATGGATATATTATTAAAGTCGTTGAAAAACAAGCCGCTGGTATGTCTGTTGATCAAAAACACAAGGATTTCATCGCCCACTTTTATAGTCTGGCCTTTATTGCCTTGATTTTGGAGTGGATCATGGATGGTATGAAGGATGACCCTCAAGAAATTGTCGAGCAAACTGGTGTCCTAGTCCAAGGCGATTTTAAGAAAGCATTGAACAAATATGCCGAATAA
- a CDS encoding DMT family transporter, producing MLILLLPVAMGAGLAIQTAVNSKLRGFVASPYLSSGFSFLVAWLFLLVLSLVTKQSILLDGKMFSAQPLWVWLGGLFGAIALTGNVVLFQKIGSLQTTVLPIMGQIVMSVLIDQFGWFHSPVNRINVTRVGGLVLVVLGVILSLGIFNKVEKDLKKKHINPLYQIFAVLAGMMMAVQTAINGHLGTILKSPVHASLISFTVGLLCLIIMNLVLKTKVSNLKLALHAGIHYWWIWVGGFIGALYVLCSSWLVPVLGTGQVVVLALFGQLVISALIEHFGSFESNINKITRSKTFGLVIMFFGVLVIKFLNF from the coding sequence ATGTTAATTTTACTTTTACCCGTAGCCATGGGAGCCGGGTTGGCAATTCAAACAGCAGTTAATTCTAAATTACGAGGTTTCGTAGCATCTCCGTATTTATCATCAGGATTTTCATTTTTAGTAGCTTGGTTGTTCCTATTAGTTTTGAGCCTCGTTACTAAGCAAAGTATTTTATTAGATGGAAAAATGTTTTCAGCGCAGCCGCTGTGGGTATGGTTAGGTGGACTATTCGGAGCCATTGCATTGACGGGAAATGTTGTTTTATTTCAAAAAATCGGCAGTTTACAAACTACCGTGTTGCCAATTATGGGACAGATAGTGATGAGTGTTTTAATTGATCAATTTGGTTGGTTTCACTCACCGGTTAATAGAATAAATGTCACTCGAGTTGGTGGTTTAGTATTGGTTGTTTTAGGTGTGATATTGTCCTTAGGCATTTTCAATAAAGTTGAAAAAGATCTTAAGAAGAAACATATTAATCCGCTATATCAAATATTTGCGGTTTTAGCAGGAATGATGATGGCAGTTCAAACAGCTATTAATGGTCATCTGGGAACAATTTTAAAATCACCAGTTCATGCATCCTTGATTTCTTTTACAGTGGGATTACTTTGCTTAATAATCATGAACTTAGTGTTAAAAACAAAAGTCAGCAATCTTAAATTGGCACTGCATGCCGGAATACATTACTGGTGGATCTGGGTCGGTGGTTTTATCGGAGCACTTTACGTCCTTTGCAGTTCATGGTTGGTTCCAGTATTGGGAACTGGTCAAGTTGTCGTTCTAGCATTATTTGGACAGTTAGTTATCAGTGCTTTAATTGAACATTTTGGTTCATTTGAATCTAACATTAATAAAATTACGCGTTCAAAAACTTTTGGTTTAGTAATTA
- the rplS gene encoding 50S ribosomal protein L19 — protein sequence MNKLIQDITSEQLRSDVPDFRSGDTIRVHAKVVEGSRERVQLFEGVVIKRHGAGISATYTVRKMSNGVGVERTFPLNTPRVEQIEVIRHGRVRRSKLYYLRARTGKAARIKERRRDI from the coding sequence ATGAATAAATTAATTCAAGATATTACATCAGAACAATTACGTTCTGACGTGCCTGACTTCCGTAGTGGTGATACAATTCGTGTCCACGCTAAGGTTGTTGAAGGTAGCCGTGAACGTGTTCAATTATTCGAAGGTGTTGTCATCAAGAGACATGGTGCTGGTATCAGTGCTACATACACTGTTCGTAAGATGAGTAATGGTGTTGGTGTTGAAAGAACATTCCCACTAAACACACCTCGTGTTGAACAAATCGAAGTTATCAGACATGGTCGTGTACGTCGTAGCAAGCTTTACTACCTACGTGCTCGTACAGGTAAGGCTGCTCGTATTAAAGAACGTCGTCGTGACATCTAA